A window of Metopolophium dirhodum isolate CAU chromosome 6, ASM1992520v1, whole genome shotgun sequence genomic DNA:
CGACGACCAACGCCATCATGGGACTGACGTTCGCCAACTACGTCATCAAGCCGTTCTTCCCGGAATGCGACAACCCGGAGCACGCGGTCAGACTCCTGGCGGCTGCCGTGATTTGTAAGTGCACAGCCGTTGATAAACGCCACGTTAAAATGTCTCACATTAATACCATCGCCGATGTATTATGATAACAGGTTTCATAACTTTCATCAACTGCTGGAACGTTAAGGCCACCACCAAAGTCCAAAACGTGTTCATGTTCACCAAGATATCGGCTCTGGTGTTGATCATCGTGTGCGGCGGCGCTTACATGTACTCAAGTCGGTATACATTAATCGTATAATAGTTAACCCTGGGGCTCGTAAGTTCACGGcctaaaaaattccaaaataagcACGGCGCACTTGTGCACTAAAAACTGGCAAAATACGCCTTAAAAAGTTCACGGAACATGCGTTCGTAGGTATGcgctaaacattttaaattaatcataagCAGTTTTTCAATTTGCTTGAAATGtccattcatatttttaaaagttttgttttcGGTCGTTTTACGTTACGATTCCCGTACATTTTTAcagtaaagaaaataatataaactattgcatttttcattaaatttaggttatttcatagtatttttataaaaaaaaaaaatactcgttaatatattaatatcattataggaATTTCGAAATCATGAATAAAATTCCCGATACAATAGAAAAACGCATAAATACgcaaaataaaactttacatAGCAAACTGTAACGTGCTCAACTCGTTGTAGTTGAAATGATGAAggtgttttgaaataatttaaaatgatgatgGGGTGGTACATCCAATTTCAAATTAGCAAGATTGATAAGCAAATGCACGAACTTACGAGCCCTGGTTATCAGTAATTGGTAATAACTAATCAGTAATTGCAGAGTAATCACTATAATCAGGTCTGGCGACTATTAatgggattcgataccgtgattttctgttttcgtcgaacacacgcgtgacataggatttttagacgtgtttttcggttgattctacaaggcggtatcgttattccctcgagagtgtatttttgaggacaaaatggcatcggcaccgggcgccttaatGGGAATTCGTTAGGTACAACATTTGTCCAAGTTGTTACTTCACAATCTTGTATTATTTCACAAAGAATAAATCTTCTCTCCACCGTGTCTtacgtgcaaaaaaaaaaaggtaaaacagGCCCCTTAGCGAATGGTGTCGCTTTACCGCGCTCCCGAAGTACTATCAAAGTTTCAAACTGCCGTCGAAATGCCACATGTGGCACATCACCTTATCTTCTCTGCATCGTGGCTCCCACCAATctcgagtacctacctatcgacGCTTAACTGCTAGAAGCGACATTACCACGAGTCACGACATATAGATGACTTGTAACTACCAGTTTGTCACCAGTgtgattatcataataaattagcaaaagataaaaaaaaaaaaacatctaatttttgtaaaacaaattacattttcaaagtaAGGGGCGCCAGAAATGTTGGTATGGGCCAAATCCGCCACtgcgaaaaaaatgttttatattttttttcctccgTTAGACCCCAAGGGTTAtggaaattatatatatataacataatctGTACAAACCTTGCGTTAGACCTATCCTATTAAACCGATAAAATTGTAGTAAAGCGCGCGTGTCTTTTCGTCACAAACCGATGTTTATAACACCGTCGTAGAAAtgtctaaattaaaatattttataaatttttttcgcaCGCCCGGTTTAAAAGCGAACAgtataaaaacgttttaaagGGCTCTCAACCTCGCCGCCCGATTCGCGGGTTATTCCGACGATGATAATCGGGGCCAGGATTTGTATGCAACGGCATGTTTTGTGCTACGTCCAAGTGGAGTTTTCGTGAGCAATTTCCGCGATTTACATCACTCTGATGAAAAtggtactatttttattttgcatgcgTTTTTGCGCATGTCGAGATtgataatgcatatttttgcgtgtaaagtatttattgtattaatccAGAAATGATTAGACTGATCAAAGTAGGCATATAACTGTTGGTTTATctgtcaaacataaattttatttttatgaataaaatccTACGGTGTGCGATAATAGAGTGAATACGATTTGACGGAGAAATATGAACACTGTTAATAAAAGCATGTAAGGTAGGTATCGATATAAAAtccaagatattatttttataatttattattgctgATATAATTTGTCGGGTATTAGTGTATAACACACAATGTCAATGTTTTCTGCGTCGTAAAACCGTTCGGCTGTCCGTGCATTATACCATTCATTAGACCGTTTTCTGTgggatttttatttcataaatgcCGAAAGTCAAAAATTAAACCGCCAAATCTCAAACGTTTTTGTAGAATTGTAGGATACAGGTCGTAGCATATTATGTAGCATTTTCGCCGTTGAAAttgatttataaactttattactaaaataatacacgcgaaaaataaataatttaacttttaatctCAATCATTTTGTTTTCGTGACAATTATTTTCGTGTCCAGGTGATCGTGTCCAtctcgtaaaaattaaaacgcacATTTTACAGTCTTTCGTTGCGTACAAATCCTATCCCTGACGGTAATGAACACACTGCGACGTGTACGCGTAACTGCAGCAGACCGCACGCCGCAACAATCAAATATAAGTGCGCACACgacaccataatatttattgaattacataataatgtacgAAAATATGACATAAAACTCGCCTTTTACGTCGCCTCGGTCGCTGCGGCTGCAATGGTATAGTTACGCCACCTCAATAGCGTTGTACGCGACCAAACAATGTCTGTAACGTATATACCGTAAAGGTAGGCGTCTGGTATACcatgatatatacctatacctggCCGCCTACTATGTACACGTACGCTTCCTACGGTTCAAAATTATTCGCACGtccaatatgataatattattaaacacttGAATGCTTATGTACAATGGATTATGATGGaaattaccaatattataggtgtatagtTATTGTTATTCGACCCGCACAATATTGTTCGCACAAGACGTAGgtgacttattattattattattatggtctcaCGCATTGGCTATAATTATCTCGGACTcaacataattaaaactatttttatttccaaataGAGGTGCCTAAGCCAAAAacggtagaaaaaaaaaaaaacagtgatgGGATAGAACGCGTAGGTACACGTTTTCTGTGAACTGGACGTGAACGCGTTCAATTTTCGAGAAATTACAACGAATCATCCCTCCGCATCACGATTTGCAACAAACTAGCAACCCCCCCCCCGTCACTGGTTAAGCTCATGAAACGCCACTGATCTGCGCCTATGGTAGCACGTTCAGTGACGAACAGACATTTGAAATATACGTATAGACCATATACCTATAGTACGCTTTATAAATACATGTTCACGTTTTTACGAAGTGAAAAAATGATCTAAGGGGGattttaacccccccccccccccagtacCTACCCCCACCACCCGTATGTGTACGCCACTGCGGATTgtgttgtgtattataatatgtaaatatgtatacgAACGATAATTAACGATGCTTTGTCCCGCGATTTATGTATACAGACGGATTTTCCAAGTTCATGAACCCTTGGCAAGGATCGGTAACAGACCCCGGCAGACTGGCCGTGTCCGTTTATTCCGGAATATACTCATACTCGGGATggtgaggttttttttttctatttccaCGCGGACCGATCTATAGCGTAACGGTCCCATCGATAATAAccgttgtttaattttattaattttcaggaACTATTTGAATTTCATGACCGAAGAACTGAAAAACCCTTACGTGTGAGTGTGACCGTAACCGCGACCGTGCTCTTATATTTGTGTCTACGACACGCGTGATTTACCGCGACAGCTGGCCGGGCTGCAGACGAGGTATTACCTTACATAACATTGATCTGTCGATTTTCACTTCACAGGAACCTGCCGAGGGCCATTTACATTTCCATGCCGTTGGTGACCATCATCTACGTGCTGGCCAACGTCGCGTACCTGGCCGTCCTGACGCCGCACGACATGGAGACAACCAAAGCGATCGCCGTCGTAAGTGATATGATTTGATTTTTCACTCGAGATATGCCGATAGCCAATGGGGGGGGGTATTGTATTTTCCAATCGACTACAACTTGCTGCATGGCGATTTTAACGACGCAAGGGCACAAGACGCTCAGTATAATGACTGACATAAACTCcagtcaatttttgtttttttgtcgtGATTTAAGGTAGAGTAGGTGGTACGTTATGcacagttttgaaaaaataatctaattcaAATATCCCGGTTTTTTGGAGTTGCATAGTGTTAATTTCATACAATATGGGTAATATTCAATTTACTGAAAATATTGGCCATTGGGTGTATACGACGTATTGTTGTATTGAGCAcaattacatacaattatttatgtcaTTAACTTATTGAAGAGCTGAGTAATACACCGTCCAGTACGCCACAGTCCGACCACATATTCCAATGATCTAgcctaaaaatattgtttaaaatatgtatgatttaaataaataactataaatagtcTGTATTTATGTGTCAAGATTTTCATAAAGTTAGActgttttaaattaagaaattcAAGATGCAGATGATAGATAGTTGAAAAATTCACAATCATAACAATGTGTGtttagtgtaaaatatattttaatacttcatCCAcctgtgtaaaatatttttattgcaaatcATTTACCATGCAGTATATGCAATTACGATTTAATTCaaaacaacaataacattaagtttttatttagaCATTTGGTCACTTTGCCATGGGTTCGTTCGAATGGATCATGCCGCTGATGGTTGCCCTATCAGCATTTGGCGGTCTGTGCGTTCACATCATGACTTCATCCAGGTATGTTTAAGTTATGATTACTATGTGTTGTCCATGACTAGAAGCTAACGGAGTTGAGATATTAAAACTTGGAAGCTTTTTCCtcctataactttaaaaaagttaattttcaaCACAACATTAAATACCTAGCAAACAATAACTAACCAGTAACCACCAACATAACTAATAggcatacctacatttattttctgacaaaaaaaattgttatgctTCATtcgaagaaaatataaattttaactctAAAGTCTCAACTAGTTGAtgagttaaaaaaacaaaaatttggtaCACATTTAGAGATTTGTTGATAATGTTAATTCGTTActaaaactgtatattttattgtttttcagaATGTGCTTTGTCGGAGCGCGATACGGTCACTTCCCAGCGTTTTTGTCATACATCAATGTGGAACGGTACACACCAACCCCATCTCTAGTGTTTTTGGTAAGATAAACATCATGATTACTATTACTGGTGGAAAACTGACTATAAACTATTACTGTTGCAGAACATTTTATCTTTACTCATGCTTTTCACAAGTGATGTTGAGATGCTCATAACATATTCTAGTATTGTGGAGGCATTCTTCACAATGCTATCGGTGTCCTCAGTATTGTGGAACCGATGGAAACGTCCAAACATTAACAGGCCAATCAAGGTATGatgattgaaataaaaaacacacacattacaATCTAAACTATACATTATTTGTGTTAACAACTCTAGGTTTCCCTTTGGATCCCAATTACGTATGTAATACTGTCATTATTCTTGATTGTGTTGCCATGTTACGTAAAACCTTTTGAAGTTGGCATGGGAGTTGGCATCACTCTGTTAGGCATTCCAGTGTACTATTTATGTGTAGTTTGGAAAACTAAACCTGTGTGGTTCCAAAATTCATTAAGTAAGTCTTGACGTTCATACAACTATAaccacttttaatattttaatatttttaaataatgtttcagAGCATGTGACGTTCACCATCCAAAAGTTGTTTGTTAGTGCCAAAGAAGAAAAAGCTGAGGACATCTGGGAATAATGATACGGgtttcttaattttattatctacttgtcgattattaatttttaacggtTTTAAGTGTTTCACCTTGAACATTTTCTCtgaaaaccatttatttttttgccagctttatatttattttaatgtttttttttttagttttaaaaacatgacatttttataacatttatgtcCATACGCATAGTCGTTGTATGTGTCACATAAGACATAGTTTTACATGTCTTATGTGACACATACTTAACTATGcattacagttttaattttattgtcatcagtattataaaatgtataatgtttatattaaatattatttacataaaaaaaaaaaagtatattctttaatttttattcatttaaggAAACCATATTGTTGCTTACAAACATTACTGGACATGTCTTGAATAAGAGTTTCATTGAGCGCTTTATTCAACAGAATACCAATGTGTGAACCAGactaaaaataaagaatataatatatatgtattatagttttggcttaataagtttaaaataaaatatcggtaTTACCATAATGATTTCGTTTAACGTATCCGGCATAAAGCTTCCAGCTCCTTTTTTTAATACAGCCGTTACATTTCCTTTGGGCGTGACTGATACAACAATACATCCTGCACCACATATTTCCTCCTCTATAGTAGGGTCAGCCACATAACTGTTGCCAATTTTGCACATGGACACCAAGACAGGTAAGTCACTGGCATCTAGTGGTTTTGTATCGAATGGATCATCAGATATCTGTAGATCGATATTTTGCCCATCCTCATATGTCCCCACAATATTTGGTAGACTCGTGTTACACAAAGCAGCTTTAGCTGCCAATGATACGGCATCAAATAAGtttccttaaaaataaatattctgcggttaaaaaatgtacagttatacaatataaatatataatatacattgtatgaataaatatataagcaAGCAATATATTTAGTACAACTGAATTTATTTCTAATGAACTAGACAACAGTAGCAAGGTCTTAGCTGTTCTTGGTCCAATCCAAGGCATTTAAGACGGTAAAccacaatattttgtttcaaatccTACCTTCTTTTGGAATTGATAAAGTTAGTTTATCATAGTTTAAAAGCTATCTTTTTGACAGGAGACAATGGTTAGGATTGATAATGTCTTAATCCAGGAAGGTATCAATGAATACGGTGTCTCTCAAGGAATTATTTCTGTTATTCATTAACTTCAGTGATTTAAACCTAGATGTGTTAGTTGTATCTTATGCTAATGACACCTGCTTAATTTTCTCCGACAAGTCTTGGGAAGGAGTACATCATACAGCAACTGTAGGTGTAAACCTACAGAAACCTAGTAAACTTGGTAAtcagtttatctaattttatatcattgccAATGCCTGTGCGTACATAAGTTAGAAGGCGAATATAAATAACTACCAACCTACTGGGCGGTATTATGCGGGCCTACTGTTATAATTCAGCACATTTCTAGAAAATATTGACCAAAAACGATTACAGATTAAATTCATACATactaatgttcatttacttTCCACACACTTGCAAATCATTTTAATGCCATCATGTTAAATTGCTTATATTAATTTCCTTAAAACATGACCAACTGGGCCTCTTCAAgtgattcaaaaaaattatatttctacaattttactttattatgtattataatttttatatgctAAACTTTTTTGGAtggcaaaataattttaataagtaataaaaatgtattgaaaatactaacattataatcaaatatcTACCGTtggttttgaattatattattaaattttaaaaataacagcaAACATTTAAATCAAACTCTAAacctacaatttataatttttattttattaatattacaattcattGTTGAATCTACAAacgcaaacaaaatataattacataaatgtaaactataaaaatattacattattgacTCTTTGGTCCTGCAGATGTTTATAgaatgttattactttttcactttacagtttacaatattaaataatatattgtaatatcaaaTAACCATAAAATTAAATCTAACATTATCTACTAGTGAAATTACGTCttgttttgattaaattaaaatagttaaattaatatgaagCTTAGATACCTCCACATTCTAAGATCAGAACATCGACAAACAATTTCCAACATGATTGTCCAGGAACAATACACAATTTGCTCAGGTTAAATACTGGACCATGAGCTAAGCAAAGAAAGCGACTGAGTTCAGCAGCTAAATGTTCACCGCCACGTCCTTCAAATGCTGGAGTTGCGTTGGCCGAACTGAATGAAACAAAGCATAACAATAAGCACACTGCTTGGTTAACATTTCTCAATATCAGAATAATTACCAATctacaaaatattctattttgcCATCCTT
This region includes:
- the LOC132946264 gene encoding Y+L amino acid transporter 2-like isoform X2, producing MSTATPENAKITDSVPEETGDRVRLKKQLGLLEGVAIILGIIFGSGIFISPTGVMIHAGSVGVSLTVWIMCGMLSMIGALCYAELGTSIPRSGGDYTYLFEGFGPLPAFLYLWDAMLVFVPTTNAIMGLTFANYVIKPFFPECDNPEHAVRLLAAAVICFITFINCWNVKATTKVQNVFMFTKISALVLIIVCGGAYMYSNGFSKFMNPWQGSVTDPGRLAVSVYSGIYSYSGWNYLNFMTEELKNPYVNLPRAIYISMPLVTIIYVLANVAYLAVLTPHDMETTKAIAVTFGHFAMGSFEWIMPLMVALSAFGGLCVHIMTSSRMCFVGARYGHFPAFLSYINVERYTPTPSLVFLNILSLLMLFTSDVEMLITYSSIVEAFFTMLSVSSVLWNRWKRPNINRPIKVSLWIPITYVILSLFLIVLPCYVKPFEVGMGVGITLLGIPVYYLCVVWKTKPVWFQNSLKHVTFTIQKLFVSAKEEKAEDIWE
- the LOC132946264 gene encoding Y+L amino acid transporter 2-like isoform X1, with the translated sequence MNEITIKMSTATPENAKITDSVPEETGDRVRLKKQLGLLEGVAIILGIIFGSGIFISPTGVMIHAGSVGVSLTVWIMCGMLSMIGALCYAELGTSIPRSGGDYTYLFEGFGPLPAFLYLWDAMLVFVPTTNAIMGLTFANYVIKPFFPECDNPEHAVRLLAAAVICFITFINCWNVKATTKVQNVFMFTKISALVLIIVCGGAYMYSNGFSKFMNPWQGSVTDPGRLAVSVYSGIYSYSGWNYLNFMTEELKNPYVNLPRAIYISMPLVTIIYVLANVAYLAVLTPHDMETTKAIAVTFGHFAMGSFEWIMPLMVALSAFGGLCVHIMTSSRMCFVGARYGHFPAFLSYINVERYTPTPSLVFLNILSLLMLFTSDVEMLITYSSIVEAFFTMLSVSSVLWNRWKRPNINRPIKVSLWIPITYVILSLFLIVLPCYVKPFEVGMGVGITLLGIPVYYLCVVWKTKPVWFQNSLKHVTFTIQKLFVSAKEEKAEDIWE
- the LOC132946265 gene encoding exosome complex component RRP42 codes for the protein MSLVSLNEAEKVYIIHGVEENFRCDGRSRQDYRPLELEMDIVSNANGSARLRLANSDILVCVKVEIDTPLPEAPKDGKIEYFVDCSANATPAFEGRGGEHLAAELSRFLCLAHGPVFNLSKLCIVPGQSCWKLFVDVLILECGGNLFDAVSLAAKAALCNTSLPNIVGTYEDGQNIDLQISDDPFDTKPLDASDLPVLVSMCKIGNSYVADPTIEEEICGAGCIVVSVTPKGNVTAVLKKGAGSFMPDTLNEIIMSGSHIGILLNKALNETLIQDMSSNVCKQQYGFLK